The Cloacibacillus sp. genome includes the window ACTGGGATATTCGATACATGCTTTCATACTTTTAAGCGATGATAGATGCACAGACGGAACTCCTAAAATCCTTGATGGGATGGAAAATATATACCAATTTTGGATGGTGTCCGGTTCCTATGATTATATGCTTGAAGTATACCTTGCAAATAATCGTGAACTAAACGATTTGCTTGATGAGCTTTACAAGATAGGCAGG containing:
- a CDS encoding Lrp/AsnC family transcriptional regulator, whose amino-acid sequence is MKRPPEVKTDEIDFKMAEILQHNSRISYKNLGETVGLSTPAVFERMRKLEEKGVIQGYNTDIDYCKLGYSIHAFILLSDDRCTDGTPKILDGMENIYQFWMVSGSYDYMLEVYLANNRELNDLLDELYKIGR